One part of the Ruegeria sp. SCSIO 43209 genome encodes these proteins:
- a CDS encoding dynamin family protein, whose protein sequence is MSELNRRELIRIAEDMNGTSNDETRHFISRIVDDLSNLKPSIAFVGQIKAGKSRLINGFTGHAEYLPSDVNPWTTVITDMHFGHPSGRTSGAEFHFFDNRQWQALIAEGEELRNMFPDEEDSYKREMIEEQVEAMKTRAKLRLGESYKHLLGEHHDLDELTSDDLARYVCAGDDPTDEDQYDPGSDRGLYSDITRKAEVYFDIGHFPYPVTVTDTPGVNDPLLIREEISRQYLKESDFFVVVLSAHQALSRADLKLFRLMQALELGQIVVFINRVDELGGGAEDAGKVRTDVLDGLEQALGNSEIDVLMGSAQWAHYALTGDETGIDHDQILAWLRAHPEQMKQYLDGVEEIKQGPGPISREGVLRFAAMIASGLPDLRRHVTKALTEGPRQEQLNIAWQHLNSFAQGELERSTARLRAIEEKDGPDTADVEENNKSLSELRALVEDKSKAITNDMDDVLANLRGVMDDTVAEAVSIVVRGPDGQSPLLAKDGDTELNFTPLRERMRELVQGATQVVRQRMLSELYAIDMQTNAALRALPGWQEPVDNRMNTSAVRWFRPNTSALTRGITVELRVTWLSRLISRRSVLNRAERMIVQEFEMIGDDLVDTARSDLIERMKTVLDHYMALLAGHLEHRAGPDGSNARAEAQRAVDQARRISDELGAVHGTAPVDTRQAEAAE, encoded by the coding sequence ATGAGTGAGTTAAACCGCCGCGAGCTTATTCGCATCGCAGAAGACATGAACGGGACGAGCAATGACGAAACGCGTCACTTCATCTCGCGCATCGTTGACGACTTGTCGAACCTCAAGCCTTCGATAGCATTCGTAGGTCAAATCAAGGCCGGAAAATCGCGCTTGATCAACGGTTTCACCGGGCATGCAGAATATCTACCCTCGGACGTGAACCCATGGACGACAGTGATCACCGACATGCATTTCGGTCATCCGTCCGGTCGGACGTCGGGCGCCGAGTTTCATTTCTTCGACAATCGCCAATGGCAGGCCCTGATCGCCGAAGGTGAAGAGTTGCGCAACATGTTCCCTGATGAAGAGGACAGCTACAAGCGCGAGATGATCGAAGAGCAGGTCGAGGCAATGAAAACCCGCGCCAAGCTGCGCTTGGGGGAAAGCTACAAGCACCTTCTTGGCGAGCATCACGATCTGGATGAGCTGACCTCGGATGACCTGGCGCGCTATGTCTGTGCCGGGGATGACCCGACAGATGAAGACCAGTATGACCCCGGTTCAGATCGGGGCCTTTACAGCGACATCACCCGTAAGGCCGAGGTCTATTTTGACATTGGCCATTTTCCGTATCCGGTGACAGTCACAGACACACCCGGTGTCAATGACCCGCTGCTGATCCGTGAAGAGATTTCGCGCCAGTATCTCAAGGAATCCGACTTTTTCGTCGTCGTGCTGTCTGCGCATCAGGCGTTGTCGAGGGCTGATCTGAAGCTATTCCGCCTGATGCAAGCGCTAGAGCTTGGTCAGATCGTGGTCTTCATCAACCGCGTGGACGAATTGGGCGGTGGCGCCGAAGATGCCGGCAAGGTGCGCACTGACGTATTGGATGGGCTCGAACAGGCGCTTGGCAACTCGGAGATTGACGTTCTGATGGGCAGCGCCCAATGGGCCCATTATGCGCTGACCGGGGATGAAACCGGAATCGACCATGATCAGATTTTGGCGTGGCTGAGGGCGCATCCCGAACAGATGAAGCAATATCTTGACGGCGTCGAAGAGATCAAACAAGGCCCCGGCCCCATTAGCCGCGAAGGTGTATTGCGATTTGCCGCGATGATCGCGTCGGGTCTGCCCGATCTGCGCCGTCATGTGACCAAAGCCCTGACCGAAGGGCCACGCCAAGAACAGCTTAATATTGCGTGGCAGCACTTAAACAGTTTTGCCCAAGGTGAGCTTGAGCGCAGCACGGCGCGGCTTCGTGCGATTGAGGAAAAGGATGGTCCTGACACAGCGGATGTCGAAGAAAACAACAAATCGCTTTCTGAGTTGCGTGCGCTAGTTGAAGATAAATCCAAGGCCATCACCAATGATATGGACGATGTATTGGCCAATTTGCGGGGCGTTATGGATGACACCGTCGCCGAGGCTGTCTCGATCGTTGTGCGCGGCCCTGATGGGCAATCGCCTTTGCTGGCCAAAGACGGAGATACTGAGCTGAACTTTACGCCTCTGCGTGAGCGGATGCGCGAGCTTGTCCAGGGCGCGACACAGGTGGTACGGCAGCGCATGCTTAGTGAGCTTTACGCTATCGATATGCAGACCAATGCTGCTTTGCGCGCCCTGCCCGGATGGCAGGAACCCGTGGACAATCGCATGAATACCAGTGCGGTGCGTTGGTTCCGTCCGAACACAAGCGCGCTGACGCGTGGCATTACGGTTGAGTTGCGTGTGACATGGCTGTCGCGACTGATATCGCGTCGCAGTGTGTTGAACCGCGCCGAACGGATGATCGTGCAAGAGTTTGAGATGATCGGAGACGATCTTGTAGATACCGCCAGAAGCGACCTGATCGAACGGATGAAAACCGTTCTTGACCACTATATGGCGCTGCTGGCCGGGCATCTGGAACATCGCGCAGGCCCCGATGGGTCGAACGCGCGCGCCGAAGCGCAACGTGCGGTTGACCAAGCGCGGCGCATCAGCGATGAACTAGGGGCGGTGCACGGAACTGCACCCGTGGACACTCGACAGGCAGAGGCCGCAGAATGA
- a CDS encoding dynamin family protein: MIEFPGTEKEVRQLERFLTATENAPSSAELDDMRARALAHAERLSNAVSIGFAGEFGAGKSSLANMLAGADILPTGPQHLKLPLVIVAYADTPETTVGWWDKEPKVYSGIALEKAAADEPDFISVGLNTPALQEISLFDLPGAGALDDTYKQTLNLLDYVDCAIWCTNGTNAWRETERHLWSQVPQKLRNNSLLAVTHADLPPVRDALDRVVARLNKEKGDLFRAVVTIGTPVAVRAMEQEPEPDFALWETCGGQNLAEQVLHIASDHRRHDLEAAQKDLAEEFMPYLENLTGAASTDGVEADGNTVQASLEAALPPLDNPILEDWLAAIASIYNDLRESSDIEPAAFLQSCQEIVEDFAERLESGTEIDPKADWVPAEFEKATDLLLLLQFETGDAPLKDAISILAQLSDNLAWAGSSVASAPPKTGT; this comes from the coding sequence ATGATTGAATTCCCCGGAACCGAGAAGGAAGTGCGCCAGCTAGAGCGTTTCCTGACCGCCACCGAAAATGCACCCTCATCGGCAGAGCTGGATGATATGCGCGCCCGCGCGCTGGCCCATGCCGAGCGGCTTTCGAACGCGGTTTCCATTGGTTTTGCCGGGGAGTTTGGAGCCGGAAAGTCCAGCCTTGCCAACATGCTGGCGGGGGCAGACATTCTGCCCACCGGGCCGCAGCATCTGAAATTGCCCCTGGTGATCGTGGCCTATGCTGATACGCCTGAGACAACCGTTGGTTGGTGGGACAAGGAACCCAAAGTCTATTCGGGTATAGCGCTGGAAAAGGCAGCGGCTGACGAACCCGATTTCATCTCGGTCGGGTTGAACACCCCGGCCCTGCAGGAGATTTCGCTGTTTGATCTGCCCGGTGCCGGTGCACTGGATGATACCTACAAGCAGACTCTAAATTTGCTCGACTATGTGGATTGTGCGATCTGGTGCACCAACGGCACCAACGCCTGGCGTGAAACCGAACGCCATTTGTGGTCGCAGGTCCCCCAAAAGCTGCGCAATAACAGCTTGTTGGCTGTAACACATGCCGATTTGCCTCCGGTGCGGGATGCTCTGGATCGGGTAGTCGCACGCCTGAACAAGGAGAAGGGCGATTTGTTTCGCGCGGTTGTGACCATCGGCACCCCGGTTGCGGTACGGGCCATGGAACAAGAGCCTGAACCCGACTTTGCTTTGTGGGAAACCTGTGGCGGGCAGAACTTGGCAGAACAGGTTTTGCACATAGCCTCTGATCACCGTCGCCATGATCTTGAGGCCGCCCAAAAAGATCTGGCTGAAGAGTTTATGCCTTATCTGGAGAACCTTACTGGTGCGGCTTCGACAGATGGCGTTGAGGCCGACGGCAATACTGTGCAGGCAAGCCTAGAGGCCGCCCTGCCCCCCCTGGACAATCCGATCCTTGAAGACTGGCTTGCGGCCATCGCCAGCATTTACAACGATCTGCGTGAAAGCTCGGATATTGAACCGGCGGCCTTCCTGCAAAGCTGTCAGGAAATCGTCGAGGATTTTGCCGAAAGGTTAGAATCTGGTACCGAAATCGATCCCAAAGCAGACTGGGTTCCGGCCGAGTTTGAAAAGGCCACTGACCTGTTGCTGTTGCTGCAGTTTGAAACCGGGGACGCACCGCTGAAGGATGCAATAAGCATTCTCGCACAACTCAGCGACAATCTGGCTTGGGCGGGCAGCTCTGTTGCGTCGGCGCCCCCAAAAACCGGCACATAA
- a CDS encoding protein kinase, whose translation MSHNQAVGATHDEPQIEGLQPGAKLLRGQYEILRFLSNGGFGITYLARDSLDRDVVIKECYPGALCQRNGDLVEPANPDHKEDLRSIIDLFIQEARNHARLVHPNIVDVHQVFEDNDTAYIAMDLIRGCDLLDYVEKPENKSGPDFIVQVTEKMLSAVSFIHQSGMLHRDISPDNILIDENGEPILIDFGAAREQAAHKSAALLTLRVIKDGYSPHEFYVRGADQGPSSDLYVLAATLYHAISGERPIDGQTRLNAFNNGQDDPYEPLTGRFKGYPDGFLEAIDKAMEVHATDRVQTALDWLRMFRGPGVMFDSFAYRPVSVIVGMDRKDEEAEKERIKAESENAEAVVTALLAGNSDLALGNEEKTEDTLAKFAPQDEAVAAVDTVVKSGSGGSGKMIAGIAIVLAALAGGGYFVMTGDQKSPEATPVTAEAPTTPVPAEAAPEPVEQTAEATTEPQQAEVALASEPEAAQEQPVEQANEVPEAAIVSEQQPEEIALVEPEVVEPEVTEPTVEDITPIAPATPVNLAENQVAFGHWDIEIPFTMSKRRSSTGSVIAINGLNTGQDRSVIGDWVERGATIFTLNGEPIRPDTTLASYVLDNFSVDPDGYIRVAARYRSLGETRAQNGLLALPAFRSFGLLNGYSFDVAHAGEAGWQTVVASVPEEVAGSLQRGDVLLRETQTGVSINEPESLDGILAQLVSDNQPEARLSILRNGAESTAVMQLTQE comes from the coding sequence ATGAGCCACAACCAGGCGGTCGGCGCAACGCACGACGAACCTCAAATCGAAGGATTGCAGCCAGGCGCAAAGCTGCTGCGCGGACAGTATGAAATCCTCCGGTTCCTAAGCAACGGCGGGTTTGGGATCACCTATCTCGCGCGCGATAGTCTGGATCGCGATGTGGTCATCAAGGAATGCTATCCGGGGGCGCTCTGTCAGCGGAATGGTGATCTGGTCGAACCTGCCAACCCTGACCACAAAGAAGACCTGCGCTCCATTATCGACCTGTTCATTCAGGAAGCACGCAACCATGCGCGGCTGGTTCATCCCAACATCGTCGACGTGCATCAGGTGTTTGAGGACAACGACACCGCTTATATCGCGATGGACCTGATCCGCGGATGCGATCTTCTGGATTATGTCGAAAAACCCGAAAACAAGAGCGGACCGGACTTTATCGTTCAGGTCACCGAAAAAATGCTGTCTGCGGTGTCGTTCATTCACCAAAGCGGCATGCTACATCGCGATATTTCACCCGACAATATCCTGATCGATGAGAATGGCGAACCCATCCTGATCGACTTTGGCGCAGCACGCGAGCAGGCGGCACACAAGTCAGCGGCGCTATTGACGCTGCGCGTGATTAAGGACGGGTACTCGCCGCACGAATTTTATGTGCGTGGCGCGGATCAGGGCCCCAGCAGTGACCTCTATGTACTGGCTGCAACGCTGTATCATGCGATCAGCGGCGAGCGACCGATTGATGGCCAGACACGTTTGAATGCGTTCAACAACGGCCAAGACGATCCTTATGAACCGCTGACAGGGCGATTCAAAGGTTATCCTGACGGGTTCCTTGAGGCGATCGACAAAGCAATGGAAGTGCACGCCACTGACCGTGTGCAAACCGCATTGGACTGGCTGCGTATGTTCCGTGGTCCCGGTGTGATGTTCGACAGTTTCGCGTATCGCCCTGTTTCGGTCATTGTTGGCATGGATCGCAAAGACGAAGAGGCCGAAAAAGAACGGATCAAAGCCGAAAGCGAGAATGCGGAGGCCGTCGTGACCGCGCTGCTGGCCGGGAACTCTGATCTGGCCCTCGGGAACGAGGAAAAAACGGAAGACACTCTTGCTAAATTTGCACCTCAGGACGAGGCCGTTGCTGCAGTCGACACCGTTGTAAAAAGCGGCTCGGGCGGCAGTGGCAAGATGATCGCGGGTATCGCGATTGTATTGGCGGCACTGGCCGGAGGTGGATACTTCGTAATGACGGGCGATCAGAAATCGCCCGAGGCAACTCCGGTGACTGCAGAGGCTCCGACTACTCCGGTGCCCGCAGAAGCAGCTCCGGAACCCGTCGAGCAGACCGCCGAAGCCACAACAGAGCCGCAACAGGCCGAAGTCGCTTTGGCATCAGAACCAGAAGCGGCGCAGGAACAACCTGTCGAGCAGGCTAATGAGGTGCCGGAAGCCGCCATTGTGTCAGAGCAGCAACCCGAAGAAATCGCTTTGGTGGAACCTGAAGTAGTGGAACCTGAAGTGACGGAACCTACGGTTGAAGACATCACACCCATCGCACCTGCGACGCCGGTAAATCTAGCCGAAAACCAGGTTGCATTTGGGCACTGGGATATTGAGATTCCATTCACGATGTCCAAGCGTCGCAGCTCGACCGGGAGTGTCATTGCCATCAATGGATTGAACACCGGTCAAGATAGGTCGGTGATCGGGGATTGGGTCGAACGGGGCGCTACGATTTTTACTCTGAATGGTGAACCTATTCGTCCGGACACAACGCTTGCATCGTATGTTCTAGATAATTTCTCGGTCGATCCAGACGGGTATATCCGTGTAGCAGCGCGCTATCGCAGTCTGGGCGAAACGCGCGCGCAGAATGGATTGCTGGCCCTGCCCGCCTTCCGCAGTTTTGGCCTTCTGAACGGTTATTCGTTTGATGTGGCTCATGCGGGCGAGGCAGGTTGGCAAACCGTCGTCGCATCTGTTCCGGAAGAAGTTGCTGGCAGTTTGCAGCGGGGGGATGTGCTGCTGCGCGAAACACAGACTGGTGTCTCGATCAATGAGCCCGAGAGTCTGGACGGCATCCTTGCTCAACTTGTTTCCGACAACCAACCCGAGGCGCGCCTAAGCATTTTGCGCAACGGAGCTGAAAGTACTGCGGTCATGCAACTAACGCAGGAGTGA
- a CDS encoding FHA domain-containing protein, with protein MFKYKSPLSRLLEGAGKPKEEDAVETETETVAEAVETESAAPIADFNALRAALAGGNVSSDSYEEADELIPEEPMPEFSEDQIEDQATEEEVAEVQEVEEDEQIVTLHLTAEDEVQDDEPEVTVEEPEAIEPEVVSEVAGEVEIVGEPTPEPEPVDVTPEPAMVAPAPAPAEDRRSRVKTTFLGFERADTHVQELMETAEPVEKTEAAEQTFPVGWLVVTAGPGRGAAITLTEGLMQIGRNDDQAIQLDFGDTGISRSNHAVIAYDPEDRKCYLGHGGKANLVRLNGKPVLSTIALSSGDLIRISETSIRFTAFCDDGFDWRDAD; from the coding sequence ATGTTCAAATACAAAAGCCCTCTGAGCCGGCTTCTAGAAGGTGCCGGAAAACCGAAAGAAGAAGATGCGGTGGAAACCGAAACCGAAACCGTTGCGGAAGCGGTCGAAACAGAAAGCGCCGCTCCGATTGCGGATTTCAACGCCCTGCGCGCGGCCCTTGCGGGTGGAAACGTTAGCTCGGACAGCTACGAGGAAGCAGACGAACTGATCCCCGAAGAACCGATGCCCGAGTTTTCGGAAGACCAGATCGAAGATCAGGCGACCGAAGAAGAAGTGGCCGAGGTTCAAGAGGTCGAAGAAGATGAACAGATTGTCACGCTTCATCTGACTGCGGAAGACGAGGTTCAGGACGATGAACCCGAAGTCACCGTAGAAGAACCAGAGGCCATCGAACCTGAAGTCGTATCTGAAGTTGCGGGCGAGGTGGAAATCGTCGGAGAACCCACACCGGAACCGGAGCCTGTTGATGTAACCCCGGAACCCGCCATGGTCGCACCTGCACCTGCACCGGCTGAAGATCGGCGTTCTCGTGTGAAGACGACGTTTTTGGGTTTCGAGCGTGCAGACACGCATGTTCAGGAGCTGATGGAAACAGCTGAGCCCGTTGAAAAGACAGAAGCGGCCGAACAGACATTCCCGGTTGGCTGGCTGGTCGTGACCGCCGGACCGGGTCGGGGTGCCGCGATTACCTTGACCGAGGGATTGATGCAGATCGGTCGGAATGACGATCAGGCTATTCAGCTGGATTTCGGCGACACCGGGATCTCTCGCAGCAATCACGCCGTCATCGCATATGACCCAGAGGACCGGAAATGCTATCTGGGCCATGGCGGCAAGGCCAACTTGGTGCGCCTGAATGGCAAGCCTGTGCTCAGCACCATAGCCTTGTCCAGCGGCGATCTGATCCGGATCAGCGAAACCTCGATCCGCTTCACCGCTTTCTGTGATGACGGCTTTGACTGGCGGGATGCCGATTAA
- a CDS encoding PP2C family serine/threonine-protein phosphatase, with protein MLATPAYDIALILDQGQRDSQEDAIAARVSDAADAGYVVIADGMGGHEAGEVASQLVISAWRDAMDAQLDGPDLAESALLDALPLAAMQANAAMASHSEENEVNLGSTLLGMLMLDQRVFWISIGDSPLYLFRNDALSQVNEDHSMAPVIDEQLAQGLLSAEEAQGHPDRNQLTSVIMGAAIPKVDCPEQPLALIAADVLILGSDGLQYLGNSEIETLVRTHIHSPARDIADALLQALHAKADPDQDNISIAVVKPAQT; from the coding sequence ATGCTGGCGACCCCTGCATATGATATTGCCCTGATCCTGGACCAGGGTCAGCGCGACTCGCAGGAAGACGCGATTGCTGCGCGGGTCTCTGACGCGGCAGACGCGGGTTATGTCGTGATTGCCGACGGTATGGGTGGTCATGAAGCGGGTGAAGTCGCTTCGCAGTTGGTCATTTCAGCCTGGCGCGATGCGATGGATGCCCAGTTGGATGGGCCCGACCTTGCTGAGAGCGCACTGCTCGACGCTCTGCCGTTGGCCGCAATGCAGGCCAACGCCGCTATGGCGAGCCATAGTGAGGAAAACGAGGTCAATCTGGGCTCCACCCTTCTGGGCATGTTGATGCTGGATCAACGAGTATTCTGGATCTCGATCGGTGACAGTCCACTTTACCTGTTCCGCAATGATGCCCTGTCACAGGTCAACGAAGATCACTCGATGGCCCCGGTGATCGACGAACAGCTCGCACAAGGATTACTGAGCGCGGAAGAGGCACAAGGCCATCCGGATCGTAACCAACTGACTTCGGTGATCATGGGGGCTGCGATTCCAAAAGTGGATTGTCCGGAACAACCATTAGCGCTGATTGCGGCAGATGTACTGATCCTTGGCAGTGATGGTCTGCAATATCTCGGCAATTCCGAGATCGAAACGCTGGTGCGCACGCATATTCATTCCCCGGCTCGCGATATTGCTGATGCGCTGCTTCAAGCACTGCATGCAAAGGCAGACCCGGATCAGGACAACATTTCAATCGCCGTGGTCAAACCGGCACAGACTTAG
- a CDS encoding transporter substrate-binding domain-containing protein, whose translation MRNHLIISTLALAAATGAASAQEACSTYEIQPGDSLRELAIAVYATEDYRIIYDANRDTIGSNPNIIRVGDVLTFPCLEDIGRAAQLPDTEAGRMAAEMASELVKAAEERAEKAIAEAEARVAAAEAEAKKTSEEAVIAAKAAAKKEIEAARAEGAALIRNADGGESPEIRDRQILLITGGNYAPFTDEALPNRGLYTNLVETAMLRAAPEQSYKIQFVNDWSSHLDLLMPTLAFDATFPWSRPNCEQAATLSENDRSRCETYNFSNPFYEVVDTFFAKSGSGYEETLTYADFAGTTICRPEGWSLSHMDAVGLYEPAITLMRPVSPDDCFRAVMDGTADIVAIEAHLAVEAIGRLGYEHQIIENPNLAAIKSLNVMTHKDNPDGEAILETLNQGLAIMQQSGEWRDIVSTALRYQMENG comes from the coding sequence ATGCGAAACCATCTTATCATATCCACCCTCGCTCTTGCTGCTGCAACAGGTGCAGCATCGGCGCAAGAGGCGTGTTCGACTTATGAAATCCAGCCCGGTGACAGCTTGCGGGAACTGGCAATTGCCGTCTACGCGACGGAAGATTACCGGATCATCTATGATGCGAACCGGGATACGATCGGGTCGAACCCCAATATCATTCGCGTCGGTGATGTCCTGACTTTCCCTTGTCTTGAAGATATCGGGCGCGCGGCGCAACTGCCGGATACCGAAGCTGGCCGCATGGCTGCCGAAATGGCCTCGGAACTGGTCAAAGCTGCCGAGGAACGGGCTGAAAAAGCCATTGCCGAGGCCGAAGCCCGCGTGGCCGCTGCAGAGGCCGAAGCTAAAAAGACCAGCGAAGAAGCCGTAATCGCGGCCAAGGCTGCGGCCAAGAAAGAGATCGAAGCAGCCCGTGCGGAAGGTGCCGCATTGATCCGCAACGCGGATGGTGGCGAAAGCCCTGAAATTCGTGACCGTCAGATTTTGTTGATCACGGGTGGTAACTACGCCCCGTTTACGGATGAAGCGCTGCCAAATCGTGGGCTTTATACCAACCTGGTTGAAACCGCGATGCTGAGGGCCGCGCCCGAGCAGTCCTACAAGATTCAGTTCGTTAATGACTGGTCGTCGCATCTGGACCTATTGATGCCGACACTCGCCTTTGACGCCACATTCCCTTGGTCGCGGCCGAACTGTGAACAAGCCGCTACGTTGTCGGAAAATGATCGTTCACGGTGCGAAACCTATAATTTCTCAAACCCATTCTACGAGGTCGTTGATACGTTCTTCGCAAAAAGCGGTTCGGGTTACGAAGAGACTCTGACTTATGCAGATTTCGCGGGCACAACGATTTGTAGGCCGGAAGGTTGGTCATTGTCGCATATGGATGCAGTTGGTCTTTACGAGCCTGCAATCACTTTGATGCGCCCCGTTTCACCCGATGATTGTTTTCGCGCAGTCATGGATGGCACAGCCGATATTGTCGCGATCGAAGCGCATCTGGCGGTCGAAGCAATCGGGCGTCTGGGCTACGAACATCAGATCATCGAAAACCCCAACCTAGCGGCAATCAAGTCGCTTAACGTCATGACCCACAAAGATAATCCGGATGGGGAAGCGATCCTTGAGACGCTCAACCAGGGTCTGGCGATCATGCAGCAATCAGGCGAGTGGCGCGACATCGTATCTACCGCACTGCGCTATCAAATGGAAAATGGCTAA
- a CDS encoding transporter substrate-binding domain-containing protein, which produces MFNKKLKKAVLSASAFTALSAGAAAAQEACSNYTVQDGDTLATIAIAAYGTSNYQPIFNANRNAITNPGSLTPGLVLALPCEDGSLPNGQSAQELIAAEEQRAASVKRSNVYAPPIKMVAGNGWEPFTTEDLSGGGIMTRLATTSLQRAGNSRDFSVSFVDDWSSHLDTLLPLGAFDISIAWTVPDCTNRSYEWSAETEARCTQFVASVPVYDIVGGFFTLPESEYAKATDFSDLEGSTVCRMAGWSMVVLEEQGLNRENTTVVQPNSARECLDAVLTGTADVAAFEVDLFASTMKDMGLTSADIVENPYVSTLSSMSFLAHRTNPFAREYIAMMNKGLIEMRESGEWYAIISDTLREQNEKLNAASN; this is translated from the coding sequence ATGTTTAACAAGAAATTGAAGAAAGCAGTACTGTCGGCATCAGCCTTCACCGCCCTGAGCGCAGGTGCAGCCGCCGCTCAAGAGGCCTGCTCCAACTATACGGTTCAGGATGGCGACACATTGGCGACCATCGCCATTGCCGCCTACGGCACCTCAAACTATCAGCCGATCTTTAACGCTAACCGCAATGCAATCACCAATCCCGGTTCGCTAACCCCCGGTCTGGTACTGGCGCTGCCCTGTGAGGATGGCAGCCTGCCCAACGGTCAGAGCGCGCAAGAACTGATCGCGGCAGAAGAACAACGTGCTGCAAGCGTCAAGCGCTCGAATGTCTACGCGCCTCCGATCAAGATGGTCGCTGGCAACGGTTGGGAACCGTTCACTACTGAAGATCTGAGCGGCGGTGGCATCATGACCCGTCTGGCGACGACAAGCCTTCAGCGTGCTGGTAACAGCCGTGATTTCTCGGTCAGCTTTGTAGATGACTGGAGTTCGCATCTGGACACACTGTTGCCACTGGGTGCGTTTGATATTTCGATCGCGTGGACTGTTCCGGATTGTACCAACCGCTCCTATGAGTGGTCTGCAGAGACCGAAGCCCGGTGTACCCAATTTGTCGCTTCTGTTCCGGTATATGACATTGTCGGAGGTTTCTTCACTTTGCCTGAAAGCGAATACGCAAAGGCGACAGATTTCTCCGACCTTGAGGGCTCGACCGTTTGCCGCATGGCAGGCTGGAGCATGGTGGTGCTGGAAGAACAAGGGCTGAACCGCGAGAACACAACCGTGGTCCAACCCAATTCGGCTCGCGAATGTCTCGATGCCGTATTGACCGGTACGGCAGACGTGGCTGCATTCGAAGTTGATCTGTTTGCCTCGACAATGAAAGACATGGGTTTGACCTCGGCGGATATTGTTGAGAACCCGTATGTCTCGACACTGTCTTCGATGAGCTTCCTTGCACACCGCACCAATCCATTCGCGCGCGAGTACATCGCGATGATGAACAAGGGTTTGATCGAGATGCGCGAATCCGGCGAATGGTACGCGATTATTTCCGACACGCTGCGCGAACAAAATGAAAAGCTGAACGCAGCATCAAACTAA